In a genomic window of Hyalangium gracile:
- a CDS encoding HAD family hydrolase yields the protein MGGMRPTVLLFDIDGTLVTTGGAGRRAISRSFEKLHGRLDACDSFSLSGMTDRAIVRKALGIIGVEATPEAIDAVIDGYLSFLNEEVKRTEDRLYFVHAGMREAVAEARSRSGIAVGLGTGNVREGARVKLERVGIYEQFAFGGFGCDHEDRVELIRHGARCGAQLLDAPLEKCRVVVIGDTPKDVFAAKGIGAICIGVGTGNFTPQALIEAGADFAFPDFTSQGALDALLQGR from the coding sequence ATGGGGGGCATGCGTCCGACCGTGCTCCTCTTCGACATCGACGGCACCCTCGTCACCACCGGTGGCGCGGGGCGCCGCGCCATCTCGCGCTCCTTCGAGAAGCTCCATGGCCGCCTCGACGCCTGTGACTCCTTCAGCCTGTCCGGGATGACCGACCGCGCCATCGTTCGCAAGGCCCTGGGCATCATCGGCGTCGAGGCCACTCCCGAGGCCATCGACGCCGTCATCGACGGATACCTCTCGTTCCTCAACGAAGAGGTGAAGCGGACCGAGGACCGGCTCTACTTCGTCCATGCCGGCATGCGCGAGGCCGTGGCCGAGGCTCGCTCCCGCTCTGGCATCGCCGTGGGGCTCGGCACCGGCAATGTGCGCGAGGGCGCTCGCGTCAAGCTGGAGCGCGTGGGCATCTACGAGCAGTTCGCCTTCGGCGGCTTCGGGTGCGACCACGAGGACCGTGTGGAGCTCATCCGCCATGGGGCTCGCTGCGGCGCTCAGCTCCTCGACGCTCCCCTGGAGAAGTGCCGCGTGGTCGTCATCGGCGATACCCCCAAGGATGTCTTCGCCGCCAAGGGCATTGGCGCGATCTGCATCGGCGTGGGCACCGGCAACTTCACCCCCCAGGCCCTCATCGAGGCCGGCGCCGACTTCGCCTTCCCTGACTTCACCTCGCAGGGCGCGCTCGACGCGCTCCTGCAGGGTCGCTGA
- a CDS encoding HEAT repeat domain-containing protein: MTMPPAPPGACRTGTASVKRGAVALAAVLLFGHGPLLQAAPAEPSSQAPSAPPPQALRAEVVSLLERPDAFPPYEARWKPLGPAALGVLEELASNPKAPPPQRTHAVTSMAAVDHPQATDHLRSLLQDTQTEPPLRASAATALSLRVGSEAIPALLPLLQDRDGHVRKAVARALGRLGGPQVQQALEERLPEEQDPLVREALQQALTFSVP; encoded by the coding sequence ATGACGATGCCGCCAGCCCCTCCCGGTGCGTGCCGCACGGGCACCGCCTCCGTGAAGCGGGGGGCCGTCGCTCTCGCCGCCGTGCTCCTCTTCGGCCACGGGCCCCTGCTCCAGGCCGCTCCCGCCGAGCCTTCCTCGCAGGCCCCCTCGGCTCCGCCTCCTCAGGCGCTGCGCGCGGAGGTGGTCTCCCTGCTCGAGCGGCCCGATGCGTTCCCTCCCTATGAGGCGCGCTGGAAGCCCCTGGGTCCCGCGGCGCTCGGCGTCCTCGAGGAGCTGGCTTCCAATCCGAAAGCGCCCCCGCCCCAGCGCACCCACGCCGTGACTTCCATGGCCGCCGTGGATCATCCGCAGGCCACCGACCACCTGCGCTCCCTGCTCCAGGACACCCAGACCGAGCCTCCCCTTCGCGCCAGCGCCGCGACCGCCCTCAGCCTCCGCGTCGGCTCCGAGGCCATCCCGGCCCTGCTCCCCTTACTTCAGGACCGCGACGGTCATGTCCGGAAGGCCGTGGCCCGTGCGCTCGGTCGCCTGGGCGGCCCCCAGGTTCAGCAGGCCCTCGAAGAGCGCCTCCCCGAAGAGCAGGACCCGCTCGTCCGAGAGGCGCTCCAGCAGGCCCTCACCTTCAGCGTGCCCTGA
- a CDS encoding DsrE family protein, translating into MAGRVFFFLQHATYEPAFQAASMGITATAMGDEVYFVFAFDALRQLVRGTFGLPHSEKERAESARAEGMGVPTPARMLEEARALGAKLIACDTTVRICGFVPQELAGTLDEVMGLASLWRLTEGARTLAL; encoded by the coding sequence ATGGCCGGACGCGTCTTCTTCTTCCTGCAGCACGCCACCTACGAGCCCGCGTTCCAGGCGGCCTCGATGGGCATCACCGCGACGGCGATGGGCGACGAGGTGTACTTCGTCTTCGCCTTCGATGCGCTGCGCCAGCTCGTGCGGGGCACGTTCGGCCTGCCACACAGCGAGAAGGAGCGGGCCGAGAGTGCTCGTGCGGAGGGCATGGGAGTGCCCACGCCGGCGCGGATGCTCGAGGAGGCCCGAGCGCTGGGAGCGAAGCTCATCGCCTGCGACACCACGGTGCGTATCTGCGGATTCGTCCCACAGGAGCTGGCCGGCACCCTGGACGAGGTGATGGGCTTGGCCTCGCTCTGGCGGCTCACGGAAGGCGCCCGGACGCTTGCCCTCTGA